In Lachnospiraceae bacterium, the DNA window GAAAACAGCGTCTGGAAGGTGGCATCCACGGTGTAAACCTTTCCCGCGCCTTCCACTGCCATATAACAGTCGCCTGTAGCGCCGTTTGTGTCACCTAAAAGGATTTTTACTTCCTTGTCCGCCGTGGTAACGGTAATGACATTGGAAGGATTTTCCAGTCCATACTGGCTGAAGGCCTTATCTCCGTTTCCCACATAACGCTGTGCCTTTAACTGGGCGGTCTTATTTACCATGGTTTCCAGAAACTTCTGGTTTAACGGGAAGCTCTCGTCCTCCGCGTCATACCAGGTTCCGTCCTTTTTCACAAGGCTTACGTTTTCATCGCCGCTTTTATAGGACAGAGCCGTAACGGCATCCGCCTCCATTGTATACACGACTGTATTGTCATTGCCGCTCTGCTTTTTCTCCGCCTGCACCAGAAATACATACACTGCAAGCAGCACCGCAGCAATGATAAATGTCACAATCAGATTCCGTTTCTGCTCTTTTCTCACTGCTGGCGCCTCCTTCTCACACAAACTGCGATTCCCGCTGCCAGCACTGCAAGCGGTATTACTGCCACAAACAGCAGTGCCCACTGCATTGCCTGTCCGGAGGTGAGACGCAGGGTTGTGGATTCTGTGGACTTTGGACGGATGGTAATACTGTCCTCCTGCTCCGTCATCCAGCCAATGGAGTTGAGCACCAGATTGGTGTTGTTTCCGCTTACCATCTGGTCAATGTCGTCGGTCAGCAGACTGCTGCTGGAGAACCATGCAATTCTGGTCTGTCCGTCTCCTGCGGACTCTGCCGCAGTCACTCCCACCGCAAATGGCCCGGCCGCATCTCCCGCCTTATAATTTAAGTTGGAGGTATCTGTTTTCAACCAGGAATTGCTGCTGGTTGTCAAAAGCACCTGTGTCTCCACGGTACTGCGCACATCCGGCAGAAGGGTGATTGCATGGGCATTTGGCAGCAGAAGCAGGCCGTCGTTTGCGATAAATGGGGCTGTAATGGTGCTGCTCTTGATTTCCGGCAGAAGGAAGTTTGGATAAGATGGAATACTGCGGTTCGCATCGCCTTCCACCACCAGTCCCTGAACCGCCGCCAGGCCGTAGCCCGACATCACCTCGCTTAAGTTTGGCGTCTCCGCAGCGGAAATGCCGGTAATTAAAATCATCCGGCCGCCGTTTTCCAGATAGGAGGTGAGAACCTCCTCCTCTGCCTTTGTAATGTCCGATACCGGAACATGGAACAGAAGGCAGCCTGCATCCTCCGGAACTGCACTTACCGTGGTCAGATTTAAGGAGGCCTGTTCAACGCCCTCTTTTTCAAGAGCCGATCCAAACTGCTCTGAAATTTCGGTCTCCCCGTGTCCGGTCACAACGTAAATCTTTGACAGCTTGTCGCTGGTGACAAAATGGATGGCGCTGGTAATCTGTCCTTCCCCGTCGAAGTCATTGGTGACCTTTCCTGTATTATAATCATAATTGGACGGATACAGATCGGAGTTGCGGATTACCTTGGAACGCTCCGACCCCACTGCGATAATGCTGTTGTCGCTTACCTTGTCTGAAGTATAATTCTGCACAAAAGTGGGAGACAAAATTGGGTCAACATATTCTACCTTAATGTTATTGCCTGCGCTCTCATATTTTTCCAGAAGGCGGGTCAGCTTCTCATCCTCTTTGCCCTGGGGGGCGATAAGATACAGCTCCACCTGCTCATTTAAACCGCTTACCATGTTCTTTGTCTGCTCCGACAGACTGTAAAGCCTTGATGCGGAGGTATCAAACCGGGTGTACTGCGTGGGAACCTTTCCGGCGATTGCATTGGCTAAAACCACAATCACAG includes these proteins:
- a CDS encoding Gldg family protein — translated: MWAIYKKEIGSFYRSMMGYLYTAFFLLIAGVFFTAFNLQGGVAEFGYVLGNTMMVLLVVIPVLTMRTLGGEQRQKTDQLLFTAPVKISSIVLGKFFAVLTVFAIPLLVLTLCPLVLSRYGTIPLAQSYSSFLAFLFMGAACISIGIFVSSLTENQIAAAVVTFALLLLSYLINGIGGIIKGNVIGSAISPYIGWLSLFQRYYDFVDGLFDVGHLVYYAGVAVLFLFFTVQSVEKRFRKNSVYTAVMCVLVAVIVVLANAIAGKVPTQYTRFDTSASRLYSLSEQTKNMVSGLNEQVELYLIAPQGKEDEKLTRLLEKYESAGNNIKVEYVDPILSPTFVQNYTSDKVSDNSIIAVGSERSKVIRNSDLYPSNYDYNTGKVTNDFDGEGQITSAIHFVTSDKLSKIYVVTGHGETEISEQFGSALEKEGVEQASLNLTTVSAVPEDAGCLLFHVPVSDITKAEEEVLTSYLENGGRMILITGISAAETPNLSEVMSGYGLAAVQGLVVEGDANRSIPSYPNFLLPEIKSSTITAPFIANDGLLLLPNAHAITLLPDVRSTVETQVLLTTSSNSWLKTDTSNLNYKAGDAAGPFAVGVTAAESAGDGQTRIAWFSSSSLLTDDIDQMVSGNNTNLVLNSIGWMTEQEDSITIRPKSTESTTLRLTSGQAMQWALLFVAVIPLAVLAAGIAVCVRRRRQQ